From Mya arenaria isolate MELC-2E11 chromosome 12, ASM2691426v1, the proteins below share one genomic window:
- the LOC128212408 gene encoding acanthoscurrin-2-like — MKVLAILALFGAIVACQAYRKKGYGYSGYGGGYGGGFGGLGGYGGGYGGYVGGYGGNGGSYGGYGGGYSRYGGGLGGYGGSYGGYGGGYGGLSGYGGSYGGGYKKLGYGGYGGYGSGLGGYGGSLGGYGGGYGGGYGGLSGYGGGYGGYSGGYGGGYGGGFGGGYKKLNYGGLGGYGGGLGGYGGGLGGYGGGLGGYGGGYGGSYGGGYGGGYGGGYGGSYGGHGGHGGGYVRHHGKKY; from the exons ATGAAGGTTCTCGCAATTCTTGCTCTGTTTGGTGCCATCGTGGCATGTCAAGCTTATCGTAAAAAGGGATACGGATACAGTGGTTATGGAGGTGGCTATGGAGGCGGCTTTGGCGGCCTAGGTGGTTACGGTGGCGGTTATGGCGGTTATGTTGGGGGCTACGGTGGTAATGGTGGCAGCTATGGCGGTTACGGCGGTGGTTATAGCAGATACGGTGGCGGCCTTGGTGGTTACGGTGGCAGTTATGGCGGTTATGGCGGCGGCTACGGTGGCCTTAGCGGTTACGGTGGTAGTTATGGCGGCGGCTACAAAAAATTGGGTTATGGCGGCTATGGCGGTTACGGTAGCGGTCTTGGCGGTTACGGTGGCAGTCTTGGCGGATATGGTGGCGGCTATGGCGGCGGATACGGAGGCCTTAGCGGTTACGGTGGTGGCTATGGCGGCTACAGCGGCGGCTACGGTGGCGGCTACGGAGGCGGTTTCGGTGGCGGCTACAAAAAATTGAATTATGGCGGCCTTGGCGGTTACGGTGGCGGTCTTGGCGGCTACGGTGGCGGTCTTGGCGGCTACGGTGGCGGTCTTGGCGGCTACGGTGGCGGCTACGGCGGCAGTTACGGCGGCGGTTACGGTGGCGGCTACGGAGGCGGTTACGGTGGCAGCTACGGTGGTCACGGTGGTCACGGTGGCGGCTATGTGCGACACCATGGAAAAA aataCTAA
- the LOC128210541 gene encoding glycine-rich protein 3-like, whose protein sequence is MKVLAILALFCAIVACQAYPKRGYGGDFDDGYKGDYDDGYGGGYKGGYVGGYKGDNDDGYADGYPGGYGHKYGYGNDDYDDGKYNEYNRGYGGGYRGGNGGYGGGHGGIGGEYGGYHAKKY, encoded by the exons ATGAAAGTTCTTGCAATTCTCGCTCTGTTTTGTGCAATCGTGGCATGCCAAGCCTATCCAAAAAGGGGATATGGAGGTGACTTTGACGATGGCTATAAAGGTGACTATGACGATGGCTATGGAGGTGGCTATAAAGGTGGCTATGTAGGAGGCTATAAAGGGGATAATGACGATGGCTATGCAGATGGCTATCCAGGTGGCTATGGCCACAAATACGGATATGGCAATGACGACTACGATGACggaaaatataatgaatataacaGAGGGTACGGAGGAGGCTACAGAGGTGGCAATGGCGGTTACGGCGGTGGCCATGGTGGCATCGGTGGCGAATATGGCGGATACCATGCAAAAA aATACTAA